In Bacillus sp. Cs-700, one genomic interval encodes:
- a CDS encoding glycosyltransferase family 2 protein — MKELFFSVLLVVKNEERYIRKLLEGVLQQEFPQHSYEILVVDGMSSDRTKDIIEDVSLKNPGRIRLFENPKETLPTGWNLAIQNAKGKYILRVDGHTMIPKDFLEGYYDLIQRKPNMDCVGGVIRTEGKGFWGTINAYVYSHPMGVGNSMFRITKSSSKWEGLVDTVPYGAYKREVFQKAGLFNENLRRSEDIEFHARVRNRGGKFYLSSDIASTYFARDSVKTFVQKSYADGKWGIIASRSTKGVMRFRQLAPLMAFLTGTGLGIGALFNDAFLIGLLSLVAIYLMMIGVSSLGVIKQHGFRAYFPTVMQFFLLHFSRGLGLVGGYFSKQYWKVKTGHEKWARITTDHIS; from the coding sequence ATGAAAGAATTGTTCTTTTCCGTGCTTCTCGTCGTGAAGAATGAAGAGAGGTATATACGAAAGTTGCTGGAAGGTGTCTTGCAACAGGAGTTTCCTCAGCATTCATATGAAATTCTAGTAGTTGATGGAATGTCGTCCGATCGAACGAAAGATATTATAGAAGATGTTAGTCTTAAGAATCCGGGAAGAATTCGACTATTTGAAAATCCGAAAGAAACCTTACCTACAGGATGGAATCTTGCTATCCAGAATGCAAAAGGAAAGTACATTTTAAGGGTAGACGGGCATACGATGATCCCTAAAGATTTCCTTGAAGGTTACTATGACTTAATTCAACGCAAGCCAAATATGGACTGCGTCGGAGGCGTTATTCGAACGGAAGGGAAAGGTTTTTGGGGAACAATTAATGCGTATGTTTACTCACATCCAATGGGAGTCGGGAACTCAATGTTCCGCATTACAAAAAGCTCCAGCAAATGGGAAGGACTTGTAGACACGGTTCCGTATGGTGCTTACAAGCGTGAAGTATTCCAAAAAGCCGGATTGTTCAACGAAAATTTAAGAAGAAGTGAAGATATAGAATTTCATGCGAGGGTTAGAAATCGAGGCGGAAAGTTTTATTTGTCTAGTGATATAGCTTCCACTTATTTTGCTAGAGATAGTGTGAAGACATTTGTTCAAAAGTCTTATGCAGATGGAAAATGGGGTATTATTGCTTCTAGAAGTACAAAAGGTGTAATGAGATTTCGACAGCTTGCTCCCTTGATGGCATTTCTTACAGGGACAGGTCTTGGAATTGGAGCACTCTTTAATGATGCTTTTTTAATCGGGTTACTCTCATTAGTTGCAATTTACCTGATGATGATCGGTGTTTCTTCACTAGGCGTTATCAAACAACATGGTTTCCGTGCATACTTTCCTACGGTGATGCAGTTCTTTCTGCTCCACTTTTCGAGGGGCCTAGGACTAGTAGGCGGATACTTTAGCAAACAATACTGGAAGGTGAAGACCGGTCATGAAAAATGGGCAAGAATTACTACCGACCACATTTCTTGA